One window from the genome of Dyadobacter sp. CECT 9275 encodes:
- a CDS encoding ComEA family DNA-binding protein produces MQILLKLAYAFSPAEYLASAFIFCCIFFPASLKAQEPPRPEIDINTFIQNLLPIPTEDADYTDVYEALFQLYTNPLDLNQATRDELSAVFVLSEIQLNAFIDYREKSGALLSLYELQAIPGFDLTTIGKLLPFVTVEPRQITLRESFKNPTQHFLLLRSAKLLEQQKGYSSLDSTSRSATRYAGKPWNGYARYRYARAGVYSLGFTFEKDGGEVFWDWKPKNQIFGIDFTSFHAQIMNRGQLKNLIIGDFQMQAGQGLVMAAGFSLGKGSEVIRTTYRSTLGLKPYTSVLEANFFRGMAATFAFHSQLEMTTFYSLTRRDASLDNTADDPDAVVVSSLLVSGYHRTAAERAKHGTIPEQNAGLHFIYKMPSHNGQLGLTILNTHYGTSLRKKDVPYNRFEFTGNNNLIFGLHGDYHWQNFHFFGEAARSQSGGTGAVGGWIAGLGKTLDFTMLFRRYDKDFHSQYGNALAEATRPINETGMYWGLRYMPNRKWQFSGFYDYFRFPWLKYQVNAPSDGHDIFLHSLWKPSKKLNTYLLFHEKHKQRNAPESDANVIPVVNSVRRTIMFNLEYEIPLKYAIRTRVQYGDLRYEGGSKSAGFTVVQDVTRHFPKFEISARIAFFKTDNYDSRQYVYEKDMLYAFTIPAYYDTGTRHYLILKYNLSKKMKVWVRWSQTRYSNLEKISSGLSEIQGDTRSEVKMQMMYQF; encoded by the coding sequence ATGCAAATACTTTTAAAGCTGGCATACGCTTTTTCTCCTGCGGAATACCTTGCTTCTGCGTTTATTTTTTGCTGTATCTTCTTCCCTGCTTCATTAAAAGCGCAGGAGCCACCCCGGCCTGAAATTGATATCAATACCTTCATTCAGAACCTCCTGCCAATTCCAACAGAAGATGCGGATTATACAGATGTGTATGAAGCTCTTTTTCAGCTGTACACCAATCCGCTAGACCTTAATCAAGCCACTCGTGACGAGTTATCCGCGGTTTTTGTATTATCAGAAATTCAGCTAAATGCATTTATCGATTACAGGGAAAAATCAGGGGCCCTGCTCTCTCTTTATGAGCTACAGGCCATCCCCGGCTTTGACCTTACAACCATTGGCAAGCTGCTTCCATTTGTGACCGTTGAGCCACGGCAAATCACACTGAGAGAATCCTTCAAGAATCCTACCCAGCATTTTCTGCTGCTGCGTTCAGCAAAGTTACTGGAGCAACAGAAGGGATATTCCTCTTTGGACTCTACTTCACGGTCGGCCACCCGGTATGCCGGTAAACCATGGAACGGTTATGCCAGATACCGTTATGCCCGCGCCGGAGTTTACAGCCTGGGTTTCACTTTTGAGAAAGACGGAGGAGAAGTTTTTTGGGACTGGAAGCCTAAGAACCAGATTTTCGGGATCGATTTTACTTCCTTTCATGCCCAGATTATGAACAGGGGGCAGCTTAAAAACTTAATCATTGGTGACTTTCAGATGCAGGCTGGGCAGGGCTTGGTGATGGCAGCCGGCTTTTCACTGGGGAAAGGCTCCGAGGTGATCCGGACGACGTATCGTAGTACTCTGGGACTCAAACCTTACACTTCTGTTCTGGAAGCCAATTTTTTCCGTGGCATGGCAGCCACTTTTGCCTTTCACAGCCAATTGGAAATGACAACCTTTTACTCCCTTACCCGCCGTGACGCCAGTCTGGATAATACAGCGGATGATCCAGACGCGGTTGTTGTTTCCTCCCTGCTGGTTTCGGGGTACCATCGTACGGCTGCCGAGCGTGCCAAACACGGAACCATTCCTGAACAAAATGCAGGGCTACATTTTATTTATAAAATGCCCTCCCATAACGGCCAGCTGGGACTTACGATACTAAATACCCACTACGGAACTTCACTCCGCAAAAAAGATGTACCCTATAACCGCTTTGAATTCACAGGCAACAATAACCTGATCTTTGGTTTACACGGTGATTATCACTGGCAGAATTTCCATTTTTTTGGTGAAGCCGCACGCTCCCAGAGCGGAGGTACCGGGGCTGTCGGCGGATGGATAGCTGGCCTAGGGAAGACGCTGGATTTCACCATGTTGTTTCGCCGCTACGATAAAGATTTCCACTCCCAGTATGGAAACGCTCTGGCAGAAGCGACCCGCCCTATCAACGAAACCGGTATGTACTGGGGACTTCGTTATATGCCGAACCGGAAATGGCAGTTCAGCGGGTTTTATGATTACTTCAGATTCCCCTGGCTGAAGTATCAGGTGAATGCCCCGTCGGACGGTCATGATATTTTTCTTCATTCCTTATGGAAACCCAGCAAAAAATTGAACACCTATTTGCTGTTTCATGAAAAACACAAACAGCGAAATGCCCCGGAAAGTGATGCTAATGTTATTCCGGTGGTCAACTCGGTCAGGCGGACAATTATGTTTAATCTTGAATATGAAATACCGCTGAAGTATGCTATCCGGACACGTGTTCAATATGGTGACCTCCGTTATGAAGGCGGCTCCAAATCAGCAGGTTTTACTGTAGTTCAGGACGTCACCCGGCATTTTCCAAAATTTGAAATCAGTGCCCGGATTGCCTTTTTCAAAACAGACAATTATGATTCGCGCCAGTATGTTTACGAAAAAGATATGTTATACGCCTTTACCATTCCTGCATATTACGATACAGGAACGCGGCATTACCTGATCTTGAAATATAATCTGTCCAAAAAAATGAAAGTCTGGGTTCGCTGGTCGCAAACCAGGTACAGTAATCTGGAAAAAATCAGTTCGGGACTCAGTGAGATTCAGGGAGATACCCGAAGTGAAGTAAAAATGCAGATGATGTATCAGTTTTGA
- a CDS encoding capsule assembly Wzi family protein: protein MYQRFKEWLSFLFFVLIATTFTQAQSSFIPLNDDYYHLIDRLEIKRGKLSEGFHSNVKPFERKAVVALTDSILREGNVKLTSRDWETIDYLREDSWEWTGGSAATDSVRYNKLARLGWRKSLPDGQKRKFWEHAADLYGKHNKDWDLHFNFVTTNFIGKDNDSDTSRTLWFTGRGVEIRGMINDKLGFYTFVSDNQGRFPRYVRDFSPQYSFPGEGLAKYTKNQGTDFLSARGYITFRPLKSVNVKFGHDYNVFGSGYRSLILSDNSSPYLFLRLDTQLGRFHYTNLWTSMLDSDVKDGLRGKKFGAIHHLSLNLTDKINLGIFEAEVFSRDSVGGGYDLNYLNPIIFYRYIESYIGSQDNALLGLDFRWLVGKKASIYSQFILDEFLTRYMFNGSKSWTNKYSFQLGTKYVDAFGIPNLDIQAEYNLVRPYTYSHKDLGRNYAHYGQSLAHPLGANFREFVGIARYKATSRLSVYGTLMFASQGRDSLFTDRSFGGDVMKSYELRYTDEGNKLGQGISTKTASLDLRLSYSLAHNLFLDGRLLVRNVASPEPRYDARTSVFSLAIRYNMAYRQQTY, encoded by the coding sequence ATGTATCAAAGATTTAAAGAGTGGTTGTCGTTTTTATTTTTCGTACTGATTGCAACAACTTTTACCCAGGCTCAAAGTTCTTTTATACCACTCAATGACGACTACTACCACCTGATCGACAGACTTGAAATAAAAAGAGGAAAACTTTCTGAGGGGTTTCATTCCAATGTAAAGCCTTTCGAAAGAAAGGCGGTAGTTGCTCTGACAGACTCCATCCTGAGGGAAGGTAATGTTAAATTAACCTCCAGGGACTGGGAAACCATTGACTATCTCCGCGAGGATAGCTGGGAATGGACGGGCGGTTCCGCTGCAACGGACTCTGTCAGGTATAACAAACTGGCCAGGCTTGGATGGAGGAAATCACTTCCGGACGGCCAAAAGAGAAAGTTTTGGGAACATGCCGCAGACCTTTACGGAAAACACAATAAAGACTGGGACCTTCATTTCAATTTTGTTACTACAAACTTCATCGGTAAAGACAATGACTCCGATACCAGCCGTACCTTGTGGTTCACTGGCCGGGGTGTGGAGATCAGGGGAATGATCAACGACAAGCTGGGATTTTATACTTTTGTTTCAGACAATCAGGGACGGTTTCCAAGGTATGTAAGGGACTTTTCACCGCAGTACAGCTTCCCGGGTGAGGGCCTGGCCAAGTACACCAAAAACCAGGGAACCGATTTTCTCTCCGCAAGGGGATATATCACTTTTCGTCCGCTAAAAAGTGTCAATGTAAAATTCGGGCATGACTACAACGTGTTCGGAAGCGGTTACCGGTCTTTGATTTTATCGGATAACAGCAGCCCCTATCTCTTCCTGAGGCTGGATACCCAGCTGGGCCGTTTTCATTATACCAACCTGTGGACCAGCATGTTGGATAGTGACGTAAAGGATGGACTACGTGGCAAGAAATTCGGAGCCATTCACCATTTAAGTTTGAACCTGACCGACAAAATCAACCTTGGAATTTTTGAAGCGGAGGTATTCAGCAGGGATTCGGTCGGTGGTGGTTATGATCTTAACTATCTTAATCCGATTATATTTTACAGATATATCGAGTCCTATATAGGAAGCCAGGACAATGCGCTGTTAGGACTGGATTTCAGATGGCTGGTAGGGAAAAAAGCTTCTATTTACAGTCAGTTCATTCTCGACGAATTCCTGACCAGGTATATGTTCAACGGCAGTAAGTCGTGGACCAACAAGTACAGCTTTCAGCTGGGTACAAAATACGTTGACGCTTTCGGAATTCCCAACCTGGATATTCAGGCGGAATACAATCTGGTAAGGCCTTATACCTACTCCCACAAGGATTTGGGGCGCAACTATGCACATTACGGTCAGTCGCTCGCACACCCTTTGGGTGCCAATTTCAGAGAATTCGTTGGTATCGCACGTTACAAAGCTACTTCCCGGCTTTCTGTTTATGGTACATTGATGTTTGCCTCGCAGGGCAGGGATTCTCTTTTCACCGACAGGAGTTTCGGAGGTGATGTCATGAAAAGCTATGAACTGAGGTACACAGATGAAGGAAATAAGCTGGGGCAGGGTATCTCCACTAAAACGGCTTCGCTGGATCTGAGGCTCTCTTATTCACTCGCACATAATTTATTTCTGGACGGACGCCTGCTTGTTCGCAACGTAGCTTCACCAGAACCACGTTATGATGCCAGGACAAGTGTATTTTCGCTGGCTATTCGTTATAACATGGCTTACCGGCAACAGACTTACTGA
- the nadC gene encoding carboxylating nicotinate-nucleotide diphosphorylase: MTSTIETDPHQIKDLIHLALLEDIGDGDHSSLSCVPEGATKRARLLVKQDGILAGVEVALIIFEETARQYGHKPLEIKVLLPDGSEVKKGDVVLTAEGSARLILKAERLVLNIMQRMSGIATYTRQMAALVSDLPVKLLDTRKTTPNFRLFEKMATKIGGAVNHRMGLYDMIMLKDNHVDYAGGIEQAILRSNEYRKKTGKSLKIEIETRNLNEVDEVLRVGKVDIIMLDNFNLADLSEAVKRIAGRFETEASGNITEKTLREVALTGVDGVSSGALTHQARSLDLSLKAF; this comes from the coding sequence ATGACTTCAACAATTGAAACCGACCCACATCAGATCAAGGATTTAATTCACCTGGCACTGCTGGAAGACATCGGTGACGGAGATCATTCTTCTTTATCCTGTGTACCCGAAGGTGCTACAAAAAGGGCCCGTTTGCTCGTAAAACAAGACGGTATACTGGCCGGTGTGGAAGTAGCCCTGATTATTTTTGAAGAAACCGCCAGACAATATGGCCACAAACCGCTTGAAATTAAAGTGTTACTTCCAGACGGTTCCGAAGTCAAAAAGGGCGACGTGGTATTAACGGCTGAAGGAAGCGCCAGACTGATCCTGAAAGCGGAGAGGCTGGTACTGAACATCATGCAGAGAATGAGCGGTATTGCAACCTATACACGCCAGATGGCGGCGCTGGTCAGCGATTTACCTGTAAAGCTGCTCGATACACGCAAAACCACTCCCAATTTCCGGCTGTTTGAAAAAATGGCAACAAAAATCGGAGGGGCCGTCAACCATCGGATGGGACTCTACGACATGATCATGCTAAAAGATAACCATGTTGATTATGCGGGTGGGATAGAACAGGCCATTCTGAGAAGCAATGAATATCGGAAAAAAACGGGAAAGTCGCTTAAGATCGAAATAGAAACCAGGAATCTGAACGAGGTAGACGAGGTATTGAGAGTGGGGAAAGTGGATATCATCATGCTGGATAATTTTAACCTGGCAGATTTAAGCGAAGCCGTGAAGCGGATCGCAGGAAGATTTGAAACCGAAGCATCGGGAAACATTACAGAAAAAACACTTCGTGAAGTAGCGCTTACGGGCGTCGACGGGGTTTCGAGCGGTGCACTCACACACCAGGCCCGAAGCCTTGACCTGAGCCTGAAGGCCTTCTGA
- the upp gene encoding uracil phosphoribosyltransferase, with protein sequence MYLLSQKPSIADHYLAELRDFNSQKDRMRFRRNIERIGELLAYEISKTLTFRTGKVETPLGVASSRSLLQPVVLGTILRAGLPLHQGFLNIFDHADNAFIGAYRGHHISDEDDFEVEMDYITSPDLTGKTLILMDPMLATGRSLEKVYHALLRFGIPSQTHIAAVIASAEGVNFLQSRMPQCRLWLGAVDEKLNEQYYIVPGLGDAGDLSFGPK encoded by the coding sequence ATGTATTTACTTTCCCAAAAACCTTCTATTGCTGACCACTATTTGGCCGAATTACGTGATTTCAACAGTCAGAAGGACAGAATGCGGTTTAGGCGTAATATTGAACGAATTGGAGAATTGCTGGCTTACGAAATTTCTAAAACGCTTACTTTTCGTACCGGAAAGGTAGAAACACCACTTGGAGTAGCCTCGTCGAGATCTTTGCTGCAGCCGGTGGTACTGGGTACAATTCTCAGGGCAGGTTTGCCACTGCACCAAGGTTTCCTGAATATTTTTGACCACGCCGACAATGCCTTTATCGGCGCATACAGAGGGCATCATATCAGCGACGAGGATGATTTCGAGGTGGAGATGGATTACATCACCAGCCCTGACCTTACCGGTAAAACACTGATACTCATGGATCCTATGCTTGCTACGGGGAGGTCGCTGGAAAAGGTATACCACGCCTTGCTCCGTTTTGGTATTCCTTCTCAAACGCATATCGCAGCGGTGATAGCCAGTGCGGAAGGAGTCAATTTTCTTCAGAGCAGAATGCCGCAATGCAGACTGTGGCTTGGTGCTGTGGATGAAAAATTAAACGAACAATATTACATTGTGCCCGGCCTGGGTGATGCGGGAGATCTCTCCTTCGGGCCCAAATAA